A genomic segment from Tuwongella immobilis encodes:
- a CDS encoding CpaF family protein has product MWKPRSTAMLETTPESEYQRLKEEAHRTLAEAVDPSRLALWPRERVHREVTELCDRLAEDMHVSLSSMNRDRLRTELIDEVFGLGPLEPLMQDPLVTEILANGPDKVYVERNGTLQPTMIRFANESHLMRLVQRIASRVGRRIDESSPMVDARLPDGSRVNAVIRPLASEGPVLSIRRFGKGLSAQKLLNTGSITPTMLQFLTAAVASRTNILISGGGGAGKTTLLNAASEFIGPTERVVTIEDTLELQLRQAHVVRMETRPANLEGQGEITQRQLLRNALRMRPDRIIVGECRGVEAMDMLQAMNTGHDGSLTTVHANDTRDALARLEMMVGMAGVELPVAVMRGYIAGAISLIVHVSRLTGGDRKVTRITELVGYSNKSQKYRMQDLFRFVQTGVSDGRAIGHFEITGKVPRLLKRFSAAGMDLPESDFLPRIESAGWNPEGSN; this is encoded by the coding sequence ATGTGGAAGCCTCGCAGTACCGCGATGCTGGAAACGACGCCGGAGTCGGAATACCAGCGATTGAAAGAAGAAGCCCATCGCACCTTGGCGGAAGCGGTGGATCCCTCGCGGCTGGCACTCTGGCCGCGTGAGCGGGTGCATCGCGAAGTCACCGAATTGTGCGATCGCTTGGCCGAAGACATGCACGTCTCGCTAAGCTCGATGAACCGCGATCGGCTGCGAACCGAACTCATCGACGAGGTGTTCGGACTCGGGCCGCTTGAGCCGTTGATGCAAGATCCGCTCGTGACGGAAATTCTCGCCAATGGCCCCGATAAAGTGTATGTCGAGCGCAACGGCACCCTGCAACCGACGATGATTCGCTTTGCCAATGAATCGCACCTGATGCGATTGGTGCAGCGGATCGCCTCGCGGGTGGGGCGGCGAATCGACGAAAGTTCGCCGATGGTCGATGCTCGGCTGCCGGATGGCTCTCGGGTGAATGCGGTGATTCGCCCGCTCGCTTCCGAAGGGCCGGTGCTGTCCATTCGCCGATTCGGCAAAGGACTTTCTGCCCAGAAGCTCCTCAACACGGGCAGCATCACGCCGACCATGTTGCAATTTCTGACCGCGGCGGTGGCATCACGCACCAATATCCTCATCTCCGGGGGCGGTGGCGCGGGCAAGACCACATTGCTGAACGCGGCATCGGAATTCATCGGCCCCACCGAGCGCGTCGTCACCATCGAAGATACGCTCGAATTGCAGCTTCGCCAGGCGCACGTGGTGCGAATGGAGACTCGCCCTGCCAATCTCGAAGGGCAAGGCGAAATCACCCAGCGGCAATTGCTACGAAACGCCCTGCGGATGCGGCCCGATCGCATCATCGTCGGCGAATGTCGTGGCGTGGAAGCCATGGACATGCTCCAGGCGATGAACACCGGGCACGATGGCTCGCTGACCACGGTGCATGCCAACGACACCCGCGATGCGCTCGCTCGACTGGAGATGATGGTCGGCATGGCCGGCGTGGAGTTGCCGGTGGCGGTGATGCGCGGCTACATTGCGGGGGCGATTTCGCTCATCGTGCATGTCTCGCGGCTCACCGGCGGCGATCGCAAAGTCACGCGGATCACCGAACTGGTCGGCTATTCCAACAAGTCGCAAAAGTATCGCATGCAGGATCTATTCCGCTTCGTGCAAACCGGCGTCAGCGATGGCCGCGCCATCGGCCACTTCGAGATTACCGGGAAGGTGCCACGCTTGCTGAAGCGATTTTCGGCGGCGGGGATGGATCTGCCGGAAAGCGATTTCCTGCCGCGCATCGAATCCGCCGGCTGGAATCCGGAAGGGAGTAACTGA
- the cpaB gene encoding Flp pilus assembly protein CpaB: MRASLLLVITLAVLVGLAVAVFVRQSGLLNPPAPVVKAEPQQGPLVLVASRTFFKGDVFFPPDLALRPLRVDEVKDYEANRAQYLPPSIQAAYLRYAAGDIPADRPLKLSDLDAMRKPEPLAERLPPGTKAINLGIDVNMAEGGQIAVGDWVDVYVTSVVGRSDKGDSAIRTALLAKAALVVSKRNSLWPVYAPLAKDEPVYHTLAVNPFRAAMLEYAQTVGKLSLVTVSKDEQTRLKQQRDELKEPADVVSLSFPDAKSEAHQRELARLQAYQQGSLVIGNSELMDIFALEPLPVPVMMPPARTVEVFTGVSRSGEQKFAPAMTPVSQERPQYTFQPLPDKPKADDDKAAKPRPSPVVSPIGPKSAPAAPKKL; this comes from the coding sequence ATGAGAGCGAGCCTGCTGCTAGTGATTACGCTAGCTGTTTTGGTGGGATTGGCCGTCGCCGTGTTTGTGCGGCAATCCGGCCTGTTGAACCCGCCCGCGCCGGTGGTCAAAGCCGAACCCCAGCAAGGGCCGTTGGTCCTGGTGGCGTCGCGGACCTTCTTCAAGGGCGACGTGTTCTTCCCGCCCGACTTGGCGCTGCGTCCTCTGCGAGTGGACGAAGTCAAAGATTACGAAGCCAACCGAGCGCAATATCTGCCGCCTTCCATTCAGGCGGCTTATCTGCGTTATGCCGCTGGGGATATTCCCGCCGATCGGCCGTTGAAATTGTCCGATCTCGATGCCATGCGCAAGCCCGAACCGCTGGCCGAACGTCTGCCGCCGGGAACCAAGGCGATCAACCTTGGCATCGATGTGAATATGGCCGAAGGGGGCCAGATCGCCGTCGGCGATTGGGTTGATGTCTATGTGACCAGCGTTGTGGGTCGCAGTGACAAGGGCGATTCGGCGATTCGCACCGCGCTGCTGGCCAAGGCGGCCCTCGTGGTGTCCAAGCGGAATTCGCTTTGGCCGGTGTATGCCCCGTTGGCCAAAGATGAGCCGGTCTATCACACGCTGGCGGTGAATCCGTTCCGGGCGGCGATGCTGGAATATGCTCAGACCGTCGGCAAACTGTCGCTGGTGACGGTGAGCAAAGACGAACAGACCCGTTTGAAGCAACAACGCGACGAACTCAAAGAACCCGCCGATGTCGTGTCGCTGAGCTTCCCCGATGCCAAGTCCGAAGCCCATCAGCGGGAATTGGCCCGTCTGCAAGCCTATCAACAAGGTTCGCTGGTGATCGGCAATTCGGAATTGATGGACATTTTCGCCCTGGAGCCGTTGCCCGTGCCGGTGATGATGCCGCCGGCCCGCACCGTCGAAGTGTTCACGGGGGTGTCACGCAGTGGCGAGCAGAAATTTGCCCCGGCGATGACCCCGGTGTCGCAAGAGCGGCCGCAATACACCTTCCAACCGCTTCCGGATAAGCCCAAGGCGGATGACGACAAGGCTGCCAAGCCTCGGCCGTCGCCGGTCGTTTCGCCGATTGGACCGAAGTCGGCACCGGCCGCGCCGAAGAAACTGTAA
- a CDS encoding A24 family peptidase: MFFPNEWFAVLFGILLLGPLVAAAVIDMRTFRIPKWISVGLLALGLVVTLMRGAWLGSLGGMVWTLEPGGWLTGLGDAFLFAIAGFFTGFLIFFGIWLIGVAGGGDAKLAGALGVWLGPYGFLVAMTGAFLVVLVTAIGKTVGKIFSGKMSETVSRPSNVPLKQRGQRLSFSLPLAVGTFLALFGLAAEDFKRWFPPPESPQGMVSPKE, from the coding sequence GTGTTCTTCCCCAATGAATGGTTTGCGGTTCTCTTTGGCATCCTGCTGCTGGGGCCGTTGGTCGCGGCGGCGGTCATTGACATGCGCACGTTTCGGATTCCCAAGTGGATCTCGGTGGGGCTGCTGGCGCTCGGCCTGGTGGTGACGCTCATGCGCGGTGCGTGGCTGGGGAGTCTGGGCGGGATGGTCTGGACGCTGGAGCCGGGCGGGTGGTTGACCGGGCTGGGCGATGCGTTCCTGTTTGCCATCGCGGGATTCTTCACCGGCTTTCTGATCTTCTTTGGAATCTGGCTCATTGGCGTGGCCGGTGGCGGCGATGCCAAACTGGCCGGGGCGCTCGGCGTGTGGCTGGGGCCGTATGGCTTTCTGGTGGCGATGACCGGGGCATTCTTGGTGGTGCTGGTGACGGCCATTGGCAAGACCGTTGGTAAAATCTTCAGCGGTAAGATGAGCGAGACGGTATCGCGGCCGTCGAATGTGCCGCTCAAGCAGCGCGGGCAGCGGTTGAGCTTTTCGCTACCGTTGGCGGTGGGGACATTCTTGGCCTTGTTCGGACTGGCGGCAGAAGATTTCAAACGCTGGTTTCCCCCGCCGGAATCGCCACAGGGAATGGTCTCGCCCAAGGAATAA
- a CDS encoding Flp family type IVb pilin encodes MKKLMNRFWADDQGAVITTEFLLIASILLLGLVPAFVGFRNQLSASLLTIGNIIHSQVGGLKFDGLDVLGPDSTIASVDGYGQLSANTEYLTLGKVDAAAGGVIVAANVYVTPNP; translated from the coding sequence ATGAAAAAGTTGATGAATCGTTTTTGGGCGGATGATCAAGGTGCCGTGATTACGACCGAATTTTTGCTGATCGCATCCATTTTATTGCTCGGCCTGGTGCCAGCATTCGTTGGTTTCCGCAACCAACTGTCTGCAAGCCTGCTTACCATTGGAAACATTATCCACTCGCAAGTGGGTGGTCTGAAATTTGATGGGTTGGATGTGCTTGGGCCGGACTCGACGATCGCCTCGGTCGATGGTTATGGCCAACTTAGCGCGAATACCGAATATCTGACTCTGGGCAAAGTCGATGCAGCAGCCGGTGGTGTGATTGTTGCTGCGAACGTTTATGTGACACCTAATCCGTGA
- a CDS encoding beta strand repeat-containing protein: protein MWSQSLIRRWLARVSQSQSTQQPRRQAPLVGKLETLEDRSVPAMLVYVDDDWVGTTPGADPDAAGPATAFGTDAFATIQAAIDKVSVGGTVIVNDGTYTEAITIPKNLSLLSVNGRATTTIQGLANLNTINVNPGSSGVTIGGVGKGFTIIGTDNNSPGLERAAVYFTGSHSNATIEDNEIRAGGEAGLVTEFGLAISNFVITGNEFSGTTFVGAKAGGSGFGTQFTEANVPRQLVVMGDGGGAVDAKATNVTFTNNVISGTAGGLNASNQEQGNNLVTLDVSNSTISGNTFDGTTTRFGTSLRVRRPGTTITGNIFNSDGLSVATGHLFTQNISQSLADLIADNTFDRAAYVQGQTTGTISNSLINLAAGAPANSVILATAGTFKGDIGVKADVTLQGAPSNASIIEGKVTFFTTADGATLDGFTVNPGVGKQGIYLNANVQGISVLNNIVTANGDEALETEGDVDNLTVSGNLFQGTTTGPLVYINGAASLGMANATSNVVISSNTFAGSVGGGTLLGLESSGGSITDNDFTGTTSYAALEIWASGHTVTGNTITPDGSGTGILISKNANSTGGLVLGLGNFVSGGIEAADGTELTLATDQSIVGNVSVGGKLEVKAAAVIDGDLSFGAMSNFAIDLGTDGKFSPVTVSGSLTIADGAKVGLAGTHVPTAGGKFTLIDAAGPATGNFNVGSPIGALELQQGHATEFNTVQLWADYSDGFQLANIDSAEVPSVLFVTSSPTNESYVPGDKFQIQVRFSERVNVTSVPRLALNNGATAIYTSGSGTNTLTFEYAVDLGQTTASLDYNSSSSLILLGGVFIRGAATPAQSANLTLPAPGTTGSLADTTNISIVAGAPVIQSITTPAGMGLYGPGSDIYIDVGFSSSVFLIGSPVLTTLQGNATYVSGSGTNTLRFVYRVLLASQSQDPLTVTGLALNGGSITNLAGESVVTNSGLFPTAFTGVVVGIPGPSVTGVSVTSPLGTYVNNQQLRIRVTFNETVQLTAGTVGLLLDFNGDNTPDATASLVSGLGTGSLTFNYTVVAPLNVSNIRVLGLSVSGGQLVSVLTGNAATTTFEPVTLQGVSINAPGTLVTGVSRGPFTPIGTYQDGQTIRIRVSFSATMLASGTPRLVLSNGGIATYSSGNGTGTLTFLYVVQPSDLATNDLRVTGFNFANGTLTPAVGNPPLDVSSLGAGITVPGVTIA from the coding sequence ATGTGGTCTCAATCGCTGATTCGTCGTTGGCTGGCTCGCGTTTCACAATCGCAATCGACGCAACAACCGCGCCGCCAAGCCCCCCTCGTCGGCAAACTCGAAACACTCGAAGACCGAAGCGTTCCGGCCATGTTGGTCTACGTCGATGATGATTGGGTGGGGACGACGCCGGGCGCGGATCCGGATGCCGCCGGTCCCGCCACCGCGTTTGGCACCGATGCATTTGCGACCATCCAAGCTGCCATCGATAAGGTGAGCGTGGGTGGCACGGTGATCGTCAATGATGGCACGTATACCGAAGCGATCACGATTCCGAAGAATCTGTCGCTGCTTTCCGTGAACGGCAGAGCCACCACGACGATTCAAGGCTTGGCCAACCTCAACACGATCAACGTCAACCCCGGCTCCAGCGGGGTGACGATCGGGGGAGTGGGCAAAGGCTTCACGATCATTGGCACGGACAACAACAGCCCCGGACTGGAACGAGCCGCGGTGTACTTCACGGGATCGCATAGCAATGCGACGATTGAAGACAACGAAATCCGCGCCGGCGGCGAAGCGGGCCTAGTCACCGAGTTTGGCCTGGCCATCAGCAACTTCGTCATCACGGGAAATGAATTCAGCGGGACGACATTCGTCGGTGCGAAGGCTGGCGGGTCCGGATTCGGGACCCAATTTACCGAAGCAAACGTGCCTCGCCAATTGGTGGTGATGGGCGACGGTGGTGGCGCCGTGGACGCGAAGGCCACGAATGTGACGTTCACGAACAACGTGATCTCCGGTACGGCTGGCGGGTTGAATGCCAGCAATCAAGAGCAAGGCAACAACCTAGTAACGTTGGATGTCTCGAACTCCACGATCAGTGGCAATACGTTTGATGGCACGACCACCCGCTTTGGAACTAGCCTCCGCGTTCGCCGACCGGGAACGACGATCACGGGCAACATATTCAATAGCGATGGCTTGAGTGTTGCGACCGGGCACCTCTTCACCCAGAATATCAGTCAATCGCTTGCGGATCTGATCGCCGACAACACCTTCGATCGCGCAGCATACGTCCAAGGTCAAACGACCGGGACGATCTCCAATTCGCTGATCAACTTGGCGGCGGGAGCTCCCGCGAACTCGGTGATTTTGGCGACGGCGGGAACCTTCAAGGGCGATATTGGCGTGAAGGCCGATGTCACACTCCAAGGGGCACCGAGCAACGCCAGCATCATCGAAGGGAAAGTGACCTTCTTCACGACCGCCGATGGCGCGACGTTGGATGGCTTCACGGTGAATCCTGGTGTGGGCAAGCAAGGCATCTACCTGAATGCCAATGTTCAAGGCATCTCCGTGCTGAATAACATCGTCACGGCCAACGGCGATGAAGCGCTGGAAACCGAAGGCGATGTCGACAATCTGACCGTGTCGGGAAATCTCTTCCAAGGTACAACCACTGGACCGTTGGTCTACATCAACGGGGCAGCCAGCCTTGGCATGGCGAACGCGACGAGCAACGTCGTGATTTCGAGCAACACGTTTGCTGGTTCCGTGGGTGGCGGCACGCTGCTGGGCTTGGAATCGAGCGGCGGAAGCATCACCGACAATGACTTTACGGGAACCACGAGCTACGCGGCCCTGGAAATTTGGGCCAGCGGCCACACGGTGACCGGGAACACGATTACCCCGGATGGTAGCGGTACGGGCATTCTGATCTCGAAGAATGCCAACTCGACTGGTGGCTTGGTGCTGGGCCTGGGTAATTTCGTTTCGGGCGGTATCGAAGCCGCTGATGGCACGGAATTGACGCTCGCCACCGATCAATCGATCGTCGGCAATGTTTCGGTGGGCGGCAAGTTGGAAGTGAAGGCCGCTGCGGTGATTGATGGCGATCTGTCGTTCGGCGCGATGTCGAATTTCGCCATCGACCTCGGCACAGACGGCAAGTTCTCCCCGGTGACGGTGTCCGGCTCGCTGACGATTGCGGACGGCGCCAAGGTCGGCCTCGCTGGCACGCACGTCCCCACCGCCGGCGGGAAGTTCACGCTGATCGACGCCGCTGGCCCCGCAACCGGCAATTTCAATGTCGGCAGTCCAATCGGTGCCTTGGAATTGCAACAAGGCCACGCCACCGAGTTCAACACCGTCCAACTCTGGGCCGACTACAGCGACGGCTTCCAACTCGCCAACATCGACTCCGCCGAAGTGCCGTCCGTCCTGTTCGTGACCTCTTCGCCGACAAATGAAAGCTACGTGCCGGGTGATAAGTTCCAGATCCAGGTCCGTTTCAGCGAACGGGTTAATGTGACTTCGGTTCCTCGATTGGCGCTGAACAATGGTGCGACAGCCATTTATACGTCTGGGAGTGGTACCAACACGTTGACATTTGAGTATGCAGTTGATTTGGGACAAACGACTGCGTCGCTCGATTATAACTCCAGTTCGTCGCTGATTCTTCTCGGTGGTGTCTTTATCCGAGGGGCCGCAACACCAGCTCAATCTGCGAATCTGACTTTGCCAGCACCGGGGACAACGGGATCACTTGCCGACACCACCAATATTTCGATTGTTGCTGGCGCACCTGTGATTCAGTCAATCACAACACCGGCTGGTATGGGATTGTATGGCCCAGGAAGCGACATTTACATTGATGTCGGATTCTCGTCTTCGGTCTTCTTAATTGGGTCTCCTGTGCTTACTACACTTCAGGGGAATGCGACTTACGTTTCTGGAAGTGGAACGAACACGTTGCGATTTGTGTATCGGGTTTTGTTGGCTTCACAATCTCAAGATCCATTGACGGTTACGGGGCTTGCGTTGAATGGTGGTTCGATCACCAATCTCGCGGGTGAATCGGTTGTGACGAACTCTGGATTGTTCCCAACGGCGTTCACGGGCGTCGTGGTCGGAATCCCCGGACCGAGCGTTACCGGAGTGAGTGTGACATCGCCGCTGGGTACGTATGTCAACAATCAACAACTTCGTATTCGTGTTACTTTTAATGAAACAGTTCAGTTGACTGCAGGCACGGTTGGATTGCTTTTGGATTTCAATGGAGATAACACCCCCGATGCGACAGCGTCCCTTGTGAGTGGCTTGGGCACTGGATCGCTAACCTTCAACTACACCGTTGTTGCTCCATTGAATGTTTCGAATATTCGAGTTTTGGGGCTATCGGTGTCGGGTGGTCAACTGGTTTCTGTATTGACTGGAAATGCAGCAACCACCACCTTTGAGCCTGTAACGCTTCAGGGCGTCTCGATCAATGCTCCAGGGACGCTTGTGACTGGGGTTTCTCGCGGACCATTTACTCCGATCGGAACCTACCAAGACGGGCAAACTATTCGGATTCGAGTGAGCTTTTCTGCAACGATGCTGGCCTCGGGGACACCCCGATTGGTGCTTAGCAACGGTGGAATCGCGACTTACTCTTCGGGCAACGGAACGGGGACGTTGACTTTCCTGTACGTTGTTCAACCTTCGGATCTGGCTACCAACGATCTTCGGGTTACCGGATTTAATTTCGCAAATGGTACGTTGACTCCAGCGGTTGGCAACCCTCCTTTGGATGTATCTAGCCTTGGTGCAGGGATCACCGTTCCTGGCGTGACGATTGCCTAA
- a CDS encoding HD domain-containing protein has translation MSDARLRHAIAFEAARLMYERVESEYFTAKRKAAKRICRGEVKPSDLPANAEIRELIQTFARLHEGEQRTANLQKMRLAALWMMRLLRAFRPRLIGSVMTGHIRKGSDIDLHLFSNAIEPITSILESEGLQFEVEHKLVTKHQESRVFTHIHVYDTHPFELTVYAEDKAHYVFRSSITGKAIERASIRELEELITREYPDVNLDEAVQECEEAIDPYSLFRLLLLPLESVKQSAKYHPEGDVLYHLLQVFELAKEARPYDEEFLQAALLHDIGKGIDPYDHVNAGLQALEGVISERTEFLIAHHMDAQALKSGTLGHRMRLRLESSPDFEDLMLLRELDNQGRQVGVTVGTVDDALDYLRELAQSNEGDD, from the coding sequence ATGTCCGATGCTCGACTTCGGCACGCCATCGCGTTCGAGGCGGCCCGGTTGATGTATGAGCGCGTCGAATCCGAATATTTCACGGCCAAACGCAAGGCTGCGAAACGGATCTGTCGCGGGGAAGTGAAACCCTCGGATCTCCCGGCAAATGCCGAGATTCGGGAATTGATTCAGACTTTCGCTCGTCTCCACGAAGGCGAGCAACGCACTGCCAATCTCCAGAAAATGCGCCTGGCTGCGCTCTGGATGATGCGGCTGCTGCGAGCGTTTCGACCCCGATTGATTGGTTCGGTCATGACCGGCCACATTCGCAAGGGGTCGGATATCGATCTGCACCTCTTCAGCAATGCCATTGAGCCGATCACCTCCATCCTCGAATCTGAGGGACTGCAATTCGAAGTGGAACATAAGCTCGTGACTAAACATCAAGAGAGCCGCGTCTTTACGCACATTCATGTGTACGATACGCACCCCTTTGAATTGACGGTTTACGCCGAGGACAAGGCCCATTACGTGTTTCGCAGTTCCATCACCGGCAAGGCGATCGAGCGGGCATCCATCCGCGAGTTGGAAGAACTCATCACGCGGGAATATCCGGATGTGAATCTCGATGAGGCGGTGCAGGAATGCGAAGAGGCGATCGATCCGTATTCGCTATTTCGACTGTTGCTGCTGCCGCTCGAATCGGTTAAGCAGTCGGCGAAGTATCATCCCGAAGGGGATGTGCTGTATCATCTGCTGCAAGTCTTTGAGCTGGCGAAAGAGGCCCGTCCCTACGACGAGGAATTTCTGCAAGCGGCATTGCTGCATGATATTGGCAAGGGGATTGACCCCTACGACCATGTGAATGCCGGCCTGCAAGCGCTCGAAGGGGTGATCTCCGAACGCACCGAGTTCCTGATTGCCCATCATATGGATGCGCAGGCGTTAAAATCGGGAACTTTAGGGCACCGCATGCGTCTAAGACTCGAATCCTCCCCAGATTTTGAGGATCTGATGCTGCTGCGAGAACTGGATAATCAGGGGCGACAAGTCGGTGTCACGGTTGGCACCGTCGATGATGCCCTGGATTATCTCCGCGAACTGGCACAATCCAACGAAGGCGACGATTGA
- a CDS encoding HD domain-containing protein, producing MMLSPERINILQIQWARLLDRYGVTPAAAYPVFDELLAAYAQPGRYYHTLEHIAEVLKVLSKLIDLAEHPADLMLAAWFHDAVYDPTAVDNEAQSAALARRLLAPLGLSEESLARIETMILATRHGAAESSQSVGDAVLLQDADLSILGSAESRYLRYAADIRREYRHVPDTEYRDGRLRVLQGFLNRAAIYQTERMAAVGEAPARANLEAEIARLHSGEFSQSVDPSVSMP from the coding sequence GTGATGCTTTCACCCGAGCGGATCAACATTCTGCAAATTCAGTGGGCGCGGCTGTTGGATCGGTACGGAGTCACGCCTGCGGCGGCGTATCCAGTGTTCGATGAATTGTTGGCCGCCTATGCCCAGCCGGGACGATATTATCACACCTTGGAACATATTGCCGAGGTGCTGAAGGTGCTGTCCAAACTCATCGATTTGGCGGAACATCCTGCGGATTTGATGCTGGCGGCGTGGTTTCATGATGCGGTCTATGATCCAACCGCGGTCGATAACGAAGCCCAAAGCGCGGCGCTGGCTCGGCGATTGCTCGCGCCGTTGGGGTTGAGCGAAGAATCGTTGGCCCGAATCGAGACGATGATTCTGGCAACTCGACACGGGGCCGCGGAATCGTCCCAATCGGTGGGCGATGCGGTGTTGTTGCAAGATGCTGACCTATCGATTTTGGGATCGGCAGAATCGCGTTATCTGCGATATGCGGCTGACATTCGACGCGAATATCGGCATGTTCCCGATACAGAATACCGCGATGGCCGACTTCGCGTGTTACAGGGTTTCCTAAATCGCGCGGCGATCTACCAGACCGAACGCATGGCCGCTGTCGGCGAGGCTCCTGCCCGTGCGAATCTCGAAGCTGAGATTGCTCGTTTGCATTCGGGAGAATTTTCACAATCGGTTGACCCCAGTGTCTCCATGCCATAA